agaggagtatGTTTCCTACACTATTTTTCTTACGTGATTTCCCAACACCAtctgaaatatattcttttcacCTTCAATCTTTACCTTTTCATATCCAATGCTTTTATGAAGCTTTTCCTAACTACAATTTCtttatgaaattagaaattttgcTACAACCTATCTTGTTATATCACATGTAATTTCACACTTTACCACATACTGTTGTTTTGTGTGTTCATCTTTCTTCCAAATTATGTTACTGCTGCATTAGTAGTGATAGTAGTAGTAAATAGTGTCAGTATTTGTTGTGtcctattaaataaattaatgcacATAACATCATGAGGAAAGGATTATCCTAAACAGGAACATGAGTCAGAGTGTCAGTAAACTTGCCAAATTTTATAAAGCCAGAAAGTGTTATGGATGGGGATGGACCTCAACAGTTGTTCTCAAAACTCACTCAGTACCTATACTGTCATGCACACATTCCTCAAGGTCTGGCACTTTTTCTACATTCTTTCATTGACTTACTGAACTCTAAGTGGTAGAtacaagaatagaaaaaaaaagaaggtttgaagggaaaaaaaaatgtagagtcATTAGGATGAATAGTTATTTGCCAGGCTGACGTCGGGTGAGAGGACTTTCAGAAGCATCCCTTGGGAACTGGTCAAAATGCAAACACTCTCATCATTTCAAGGCCATGTGCTCCCCATTCCTACCTTAGGCCTTTGCTCATGCTGCTCCCTCAGCTCAGAgtcccctcctctttcctccttccaaCATGCCTCATACTGCCAAGCTGCCAAGGCTCACCTCCAATACCACGTCCTCCAATGAAGTTTTCTTCAGACTCACTACATATATGTGAAACCCTCTCCATTTTTGAAAGACAATGTCACTAGACACTTCTCTTAGGGCATTCATTTAGGGCACCTTTTACAATAGTTTGTTGATTATGTTTATTGGGTGCATCTTTATGATAGGTATTATTCTAGAGCTAAAATACAGGAGTGAATATGGCAGAGAAAGTCTATTTTCAATGGAATTATTGTAGCTTGCATTACACAATTCCCCTGCACTCAAACTAGTCTATAACCTTCCATATAGTGGGAAAGATAACTTAATTATCCAAGGTGCTTCCTATGTTGTCAATGTTCAGTAAATTCTTACTGAATTAGTTAGGTGCCACCTTCCACCCTATTTGAAGTGTCTCtgactctctttctttctcactagGCCCTCTTTGTGTCATCAAAGTGTTATGGAGAAAGTGAATGGAATTGCCAACAAACTCTGAATACAATATTCAAGGAAATTTCTCGGGGAATGTTCAATAATCCAACTGCTGCGGCCCAGATCTTACCTCCCCTAATGGGAAGGACCTACTTGAATGTTACAAACTTTCATTGTGACTCTGATTTAGGTATAAGCACTGAAGGAAGGGTAAACTCTTTTGCCTTTCAGCCTAACACCCAAAGGATGTGAGAGGCAGGAGTCTTTAGGGACTGAAAGTGAGAGGATAAGCCTCTAAGCCATAGAAGTTTCTAGACAGAATTCAGTTCTCATTACATCATCAGGAATTCAACCACCTGAGGACTTGTTCTCAGGGTGGCAGACCTTATTCTTGATTGAAACATACGTAAGTGATGTCTGTCTTCAAAGAGATGTTTTCTGATTGTAGGTACAGAAATTCCCATCCTAGACAAAGCATCATTCCCATTCTAAACGAAGTATAGAAGGTGAATATTATATTTCTGACTTTTCATTATTCACACAATAATTTCCATTATTCCTCTGTGAAAAAATACATGGTTGGAAAGAATATGGCAGTATTCTTAGACAaatgtaatatgaattatttattcaaacagattattttgaaataaggtagAAAGGAGTCATTTTCTTCTATCTCCCTTCATTCCTGGTACAGCCACTTACGGATTTAGGGGCATTGGGCAAATGTTTAACCTCTAAGCTAAAGTAATTTCTAATGTAGAAAATGGTAACACTACCTCACACAGGTTTTGTGAGAACTGATTGAGCTAATTCATGTAAAATGATTATTGCAATGGCTGGCACTTAATATGTTCTtagtaaatattaagaaataaaaagagggaaGATAAGCATTGCTGGATTCtgtaccaaaggggaaaaaaatcaggactGTCTGTGGAAACAGGCATTAAGCCAACTGAATTGTTTAAACAGCTGGGAGTTGAGCCCAATGCCAGCATTCACAGGCTGGGTagtctctgttttcatttctgtttagtCACATGAGAGATCTTCCCCTTGATGACATTTGCTCCTTGTAGCAAATTCATCTCTGTATAAAGGAAAGGAGTCCTTAGACAGGGGTAGAATGGTATGCAAACTCTGACACcatatttattcttctgcatatctatctctgcttttctttctctgtcagaTAAATTCAACATTTCCAATGATGCACCTGAATCTAACACACCTTCTAACTCATCCTCATCCATCCACGTCTATTACTCTGTGGTAATAATCAATGAAACATATCCTACCGATATCACCGTGCCAAATGGTTCAGTCTTCCTAGATGTGATGAAAAAAGCTCAAAAACAGAATCCGACGAAATTTCGGTATGTCTGACCATAACCTAATGCTAATGTATTTACTGTAATTTTGAAAGACTCGTTAAGAATATATCTGCACCTGAATATAAAGTGTATTTAAGACACTTCTGTACTGGTACTTTTGTTATCCATCTATACCTCACAGCAGGGTTTAAAAATACCTATTATATGCTAGGAAGATTATTTCACCTCAAAGCACATAATATGTATTAAGTTAATGTTcacttaatgaatgaatgaatccagagattctttcttttttcagcaaaacttgaataaataaaaccttttatATCAGACATCTGTGTCTAGAAGAGTGGTTCTTAACTACTTTTGAATCAATGACTCCTTTGAAAATCAGATGAATGTAATGAATGCTCATCTcagaaaaattaacaccaaaaaaattgaCATTTCAATTGGTAATTTCACAAATGCACTTAAGTCTCTCCATTTCCCCTTTTCAGGAGATGTATGGACCCCTAAATTAAGGTTCCCTGGCCTAGAGAGGTCAAATAGCAAATTTAAGATATTTGTGCCCCTGAAAAGTATGATTTATTTGACTCCTTAAATCTAGTTGAAAGTTATTTATTGTGTCTAACAACATGTGCTGTAGAGAAAATCTGAATaattgtgtgtgtgaatatatatatatgtaatatatatatacatatataataaatatatttaaaagactgATTTCAAGAGCTTCCAAGCAGATAATGAAATATGACTAAGGAATGTGAAATAGATAACAACCTTGTCATTTTGTAATACACATCACATGAAATATCAATCCTTCCTTCCTGATTgtcttttctaaaagaaaaccCACTAATTTGCAGTGCCTTGAGGTTAACATGAGGTTAACACTTTCTTCTACTGCTCCAGTATCTTCAACAGGTACTATTCCAGGGTGGAAGGTTGAAGAAGTTAATTGCAAAGAGTGTATAATGGCAGTGGGGGAAGACAGAGCCATGGGCATCACATTGCCACTTTGACAGAGTGTGAAGTGCCTGCATCAGAATCCCTGGACTTTTGATAAAACCTGCAGCTTCCTGGTCCCCAGCCCAGACCTAAGAATCAAATAATCTGAGTATAGGGCCAGGAAATCTGTATTTTGGGTTACATCTCCAAGTTATACTTAAAAACATTAAAGGGTCTCCTTTGAAAATTCTAAATTCTTATAACTCATTCACTGTCCCCACAGTTTCACAATGGAGCAGAGTGCATGGGGCCCCTACATTACTTCTGTCCAGGGTCTGTATGCCAACAACAATAAGAGAACCTACTGGGAACTTCTGAGTGGAGGCAAATCACTGAGCCAAGGTAAGAAGAGATGTACCAAGAAGATCCATGGAGTATAAATGCCCAAAGTTCTCAGGTGGGAGGGCATAAGCTTTTGTTGGAAATGGGCCAAAGTGTTGGGCAAGATGGCATCCAATGGTGATTCAGTGGTCAAATCTTTTgacctctctttcttcctcttttcaggAGTTGGTAGCTATGTTGTTCATAATGGAGAAAACTTGGAGGTTCGTTGGAGCAAATACTGATAAGCCCAGACTTTCCTCTTATGAATGCACCTTTTGGAATGGAATTCTATGCAGAAATTAGCCCAACACTCCCCCCTCCAATTCAATAAAAGATCAAGGTCTGTACAAGAAGAGCATGTTCTAAtcaattaattttcaaaaggaTTTTATAAGTTATTACAGGGATGATCACCTAAAGAAGAATAGATTAGACCACATGTCCAATAAGCTGGGTTCTGCTCAAACTTCCCCAACTATCTGGAGGATCTTCGGCAATTGGGGAAAATTAAAGTCtacatctagggctggggttgtggctcaatggtagaacatttgcctcacatgtttgattctcagcacaacatataaataaatgaataaaataaaggtccatcaacaactaaaaaaattatttaaaaaagttcTAGGGTCTAAAGTTGCAGCAGCAACCATGAGATCAATGAAAAGCTCACAAGGAGACATCTCTCTGAAGAAAGCAAGGGAGGAACCCAGGTGTCATTGACTTCATACAGGCAGTGAGTAGAGAGAAAAACTTGTGTGGAAAAGGAAACATACAGGAGAAATCAGTCCATAGTTTGAGGAACAATACTATCACCTCCTCTGTTTGTCTCCCTTGGTTCCATTTGTTCTTCCCccacatttattttccatttagttCCCCATAAACTCACCCTAGTATTCATGTTAAATATGCATGCAAAAAAATCACATCTGATCAGTAGTGGAAAGAGAAtagcaggagagaggaaggggagaaaaaaaatcacctctgaTGTCCATTtccaccaaatttaaaaaaaaaaaaaaaacattttaaaaagggggtgaaAGGTGCCTAGGCAGCATGAACTGAATTGTACTGTAAACCAAGTACCTGAGTGGCATACAGATACAGCCAGGAGCCAGAAGTACCTTTAAGATGTCAAAAGGTTTCagtctactgtcatatataactaataagaacaaataaaacttttttaaaaaaagatgtcaaaGGGTGGAAGGTGCTTCACATATCACACAAATAGCCCATTTCAAGTAACTCCCAGAAGAAAGATATCCTCAGGtagaatcaaaatattttaaattactccTCATACTTTCTTCATGATAATCTTCCTCTCTTCCACCTGCGACCCTGCTTCATAGACAGAGGCTGAACCCTACTCCTACATACCACTTTCTGATACTGATTCTCAACTCTCAGTTCAACTCTCCCCTGTCCTCTTTTCAGGAGTTGGTAGCTATGGTGTTCATAATGGAGAAAACTTGGAGATTCCTTGGAGCAAGTGGGACACATGTCCCCATTATTAGACTGCAGTGGATTCTATCTTCTTGCTACTGTGACTTACCTTGAAAGTAACAGTAGAGACAGGAGAAAGGTGTAAGCCCTTCCAGGCCCTCATGGTGCTGCTAGTACAGACAGCAATTTTCAGGTCTAGACTATACACTGAAGATAGTAATATGGGAAgacaaatccagaaaaaaaaaatgttagaactgGCACACTATCCCATACTCTGCAGAAGGGAATTGTACAAGGGCAGGAATAGCAGGAAGTGGAGACACTGGCTCACGTTAGACATTGTCTAGCACACCCCAATATGTACCCTGTGTTCTCACCTCACAAAACCACCAACATTCCCTGAGAAAGTAGTGCTTTAGAACCCATGTCTTACATTAGTTCACTAATTCACTCATTCAAGTCacaagtgctggggattgaggaGTGAGAAAAACAAACCAATCCCTACCTCCTTGAAGTAGTTATTCTAATGGGGAGGAAGACAGTAGACAACTGTACACAGTGTGACAGCCATAAGTGACAGCAGGGAAGGGTGTGGTGACGCTGGTGGGGGTGAAGTTAATAGGGGATGGTCTGGAAGGCCTCTCTAAAAGCTTCCCTTTGGACAAAAAGATGAAGGAAGTGAGAAGCCACCACAAGGATATCTAGAAGAACGTCCTGGGTGGGATCCTGGAGGTAAGGACTTAAAGGAAACCCAGAAGCCACATCTTATAGAGCCTTGTAAGTCATAaagactttgaattttattttaagatgagaGCCACTGGACAATTCCCCCCAAAAAGCAGCTACTTAAAATGCAGAAAAGAATCAGCCCCTTCCTTCATAATTTCAAAATACTAGTTCCAGTTCTGTATTATAGAGGagttttctttgctttataaaatgggtacatttctatatatatatatatatatatatatacttaatctAGTTAACTGGTGCCTTATTATCTAATTACTTGTCTGAAGGGcttggatgttggagactgttgttatCCCCaggtaaaaaaagataaatttaatttttttttaatgaaacagaggtcttgtttaaaaatcttcaaagaatCTGGGCCAGAACCAGGTCCAGGTTAACTTGATTAATTGCATAAAGCCAAACTTCACCTGGAAGATCCCCACCTGAGTACCAAAAAAGGGGCCTTGGACCATAAATGAGCTCGTGTCCACAGATCAACCAACCCTCAACAAAGTGGCTGCAGATAAACATTCAGTAGGTTATTCGACTGATGCAGTAAGGAATAGAAGTCTTGTTTTATACTCACACATTAGCCAAACTTTCTAATGTAATGACCTAGAAACTTGGTAAAGGCTACTTTCTTGTCACTGTCTTTGCTACACCTAGCCCCAATTCTCTGTATCACTGTACTGCCTAGAAGTAACCTTCAGACACCATGGAGGGTCTATACAGTGGGTAAACATAGATAAGCAATGGAAATTGGTTATATCAGGAAAAGCCAGCATAAGTAGTTAGGAGTGGCTGGGTCAGGAGCAGAGTGTTTTACAAAGATAAGCGTATATAAAAGAAGGTAGAATAACACTCCACTTGCAAACACTGGTATCTGTGGACAGGGAAACGTGGGCAGGACAGGAGAGTGAAATGGCTTGGCTTGCCCTGTACCTCCTAAACCTTCTCTGGGCTATGGCTGGGACTAGTACCCAGACCCGAAGCTTGTGCTGTGAGTATGCTGTTTATTCTGAGATGGCCAGGGAAGCAGTTACCCTGCGAAGAGGCAAAGACCTCAGATAAAAGTCTGCTGATGAGAAAGTGATTGGAATAGCAATCACTGTAAGAGTTCCAAAGTGGGTGAGTCAGGGTGCAAGTGTGTGCTGTTCATCATTCCTGACTCAAAGAACTTGTGAGCCAAGTTGATGCATTTTTTATTAAGATGAACTGAAGTACTATTGCAGGTATGATGCTTGCTGGTACAAGACAGACACTTAGTAGCCATTGAGACCTGGTACCACTACCAGGGAGGTAGTGGGAGGTTTTGGTAATGACTGAGGAACATACTGTCCCAAATCTTTAATATTCTTCATGGAAGAGTGGGGTGAACATAGATGCAAGGCAAACAGTAATTTTAAGAAGTTACCAGAAGTCATGTGAAATGTCCATGAGCCATATCACTTAAAcatagtaaatgaaaaataacttttacaACCCCAGATGtgagtttttaagaaaatgtaagggctaaattacattttaaaaatcaatgttttctGCATTTCTCTTCAATTATTTAAGTTGCCAAAGCCAATCAAatcttctattaaaaaaacaTGGGAATCATGTTTCTGAGGAGAAGGAATAAGGGAAAGAGGTTTGATAAGTAGTTTTTCTCTTCTCAGCTGTTCCCTCAGAACAACAGCCTTGGGTTGATGGCCTACAAGCACTCATGGAGAACTCAGTGATCTCATCAGCCTACCCAAACCCCAGCATCCTGATTGCCATGAATCTGGCTGGGACCTACAACCTGGAGGCCCAGAAGCTCCTGACCTATGAGCTCATGGCCAGTGATACTGCAGGTGAGATATCTGAGCCCCTTGCCCACCCTCACAATCACACACACCACTAGCCACTCTCAGATACCAACTTTATGTCACCCCATCACCACCTGAATGCTGCCTTTGACTGTACCTCGATCACTTTTCCCTACACACTGATAAATACCTGGAAAGAAATGTGTGTGAAGTGAGAACATTAATGGAGGAAGATGGTGAACCAGAAAGAGCTCCCAACTAGATGCACAGAGAGCAGGCTTCCAGTTCTGAATATGCCACTTACCAATTGTGACCTTGAgtttgagtttctttttcttttcttttctttttttttggggggggtgtgtggggcactggggattgaacccagaagtgctctaccactgagctacatcccctgcccttttttaagacagggtctaagtttcccaggttgacctcaaacttacaatcctcctgcctcaacctcctgagtcactggtactacaggcatgagccatcacaTGCCAGCTactctgtgaccttgaacaaatcaCTGAATGTGACTCAATCTCACCTCACCCTCTAATAACAATGATGCCACAACTAATAGCAATGACAATGACAATACAATGTCTCTTCTGCCTACCTCACAGGAGTCACCTTAAGGCCCAAGttcaataacaaattttaaattattctgcaGTTGCATATTTTCATAGAGAAACTTGTGTGAGTGTTCTTGCTGCTTTTTTAACTAGATACCAGGGATTATTGACAGAGTCATGAATCACACAAAAGATACTAGATTCAATACTCCCTTAagtatttttccatatatatttcttcagaaatatcaaaaaattatgtGAGTacataagtttaaaaaatcaaaatgacctGGATATGCTCAGCCCTAACCCTGGCAATCCCTCCCCTGGGGATGCCTTATGTCACTGCTCTGTTTGCTCCTCTGCAGACCTAACCACTGGGCAGCTCGCCCTCACCATTATGGCCCTCACCTCCTCCTGCCGAGACCCTGGAAGTAAAGTGTCAGTTCTGCAAAAACAAATGGAGAAGTGGGCACCTTCAAGTAAGACCtcatgggaagggaggggagaatgaGCACAGAGTCTCTTTCCTGAAAATTTTAAACCCAGAAAGGAAGAATAGAGGTGGGGAGAGTTACACTGTCACCTTCTCTGATAATTCCACCAGTGGCAGATTCACTCCtcagtcaaaaaaagaaaactagaaagtcAACAGACTGTTCACACTCATTGGAAACAGCATCATCCCATCATCCCTTTTATTCTGTTCAATTGCCAGATGATATTCTGAAAAACACTGAAGTTACCCTTTGCCAATACTCTTTCTTTAGGGAGAAGTGTTCTagcaatttctattttaaaaatttagatttccCTTCTTCATAAATGTCTCGAGCATGAGGAATGTTAGTCTAACAAAGACTCTTTATTCCTTCTTGAGGCCCTAATGACCAAGTGACAGCTTTCTATGGGCCCAGTCTGGCGATCTTGGCACTGTGCCAGAAGAACTCAGAATCAACCTTGCCAATAGCAGTCCGCTTTGCCAAGACCCTGCTGTCCAATACCTCTCCCTTCAACGTGGGTAAGTGGCCACCATCAGACACTGCCCTAAGCTGAGAACATCACAGGCACAATGTGCTTAGTGGTGGAGCTGGACAAGGAAGTAAGGAGTTTGAAAAACCTGAGAACCATGAAGCTTGTGCAAATGGGAGACATTTAGCAAAGTTTGTTGGATATGTGAATTAGGGAATAAATGAAGGAAGGGGAGATAGTAACATGTAGAAACAAGGATAATATTTGAAATGTCTAGCAGCTACAGAACCTCCACTGGGAACAATAAACATGTCACCCAAGTGTAAGGGTTACTTCCAAAGTGATGCATTGCTTCAGCCCTGCCCTGCACCATCTTTAATTGCTGCTAATGCTTCCACACTCAATTTTCCTAATGCTTCTCCTTATTACATCCAAATATCCTCTTTCTATTAAACAGCAACTGTCTAACCCATAATGTTCCCGGCTTCAAGAAACACTGGGACCATCTTATTCCTTCATTCTGAAAGCTTTCAGCTGCTAGTGCATGGAAGCTGTCTCCTTGCACATCCTTCTTTGGTCCATTCCTCAGGGTGTAATGATCTCTTCTCTGTAGGGGTCACCGTCATGGCCCTCTGCCACTCTCTCATCAGTAGCATTATCTCAGGCTTTGCCCTTTATCTATGCCTCATCAGAAACCTGTCGCATATCAATTTCTATCAACAAGCAGGTAAATGTACTCTAGGTCCTTCTCTGGATCAAGAACATTTCTGGGACATCTCAGCCAATCCAGAAACTCTGGACTTCTTTGCCTCTGGGTTTTAATAACACTATCACCTGGAATGAAGTTACATGACTTTCAGGTGGAGATTAGGGTAGGAGGAAAAgatcagtaaaattaaaaaaatgttagctggCAAGTTTTCCATTTGTTCTGGTCTTGTCACATCACAGCTTCCTCATTCAGTCCACACAGGTTTATCACACACTAATAATGGCAAAGTCCCTGTGCCGAGTGCTCTGGGGGATGCAAAGTTCCCATCATTCAAGTGTTTACAGAGTGTAACAGCCACAAAACACAGCAGAGGGTGCTGAAATCGCAGAACAGGCAAAACAACAAATGCTAAATGAGTTCAGAAAAGAGGCTGCAACTGACAGAGAAGACTTCACTGAAATGTGGTGAtggtcagatttttaaaaatggtggaTTTTTGAAAGACAAAAACTGGACAAAAAGCATGGGATTGAACATACCACCAGTCTACATTAATGGATAGTATGGGCTGTAAAGGTGCAGAGATCTAGGTTCAAGTTCTGGCCCTACTGCTTACTagttgtgtggccttgggcagttATTTAACTTCTCAGACCCCCCATTTCCTCATCTCTTAAGGAAGTTAAGTACAGTTTCCTATTCCAAAGATTATCCTGAGGACTAAATGAAATCATGTAACTAGAACTCCATGAGCACATGTAAATGTTAGCTGTTCAAAATGCAGTGGTGGCAATGATGATGGTAGGTCTGTCCCCTCTGTGATTCACAGACACGGGAGCAGTGGCAACCTTGGCTCTGACCTGCATGTACAACAAGATCCCTGTAGGTTCCGATGAAAGCTATAGAGCCCTGTTTGGTCAGGTACTAAAGAATATTGTGGAGAACATCAGCAATCAGATCAAAGACAATGGCATCATCGGAGACATCTACAGTACTGGCCTTGCCATGCAGGTAAATACGTCTTGGATGCCCTTGATCGAGTCCAAGCCAATAAGCCCAGATTGTAGGATCAAGAGATCAGATGTCTGCTGACATCTCTGGAAAAGCCCAACTTTGAAGTAGATTTCTAATGGcacctgtgcctcagtttctccactgGTTAAATGCAGGTAAGTGTTAATTCTCTTTATCTCATAGATAAAGTATGAAAACAAAtctatatgaatttattttccttccttgggaaaaatgaaataaaaaaattcaagaaatgaattggtttattattaataatgacaAGTTTACTAGTCATAGTAATAATGATTGAAAGTTTGATGTGTACATAATAATATTAAAGCAGGTCCTCAAAAAAAATCGAATTTTCTGATTCAATCTTGCCAGCCAAATGCTCTTTTTAGCCCTTTGTCTTGATCCAAAAAAGgtcaattttcattttaaatggttaatgaaaataatctaaaattgaCTCACAAAATTCCCTCATAAATGGTAGAGCCAGTCTGTTACCAAGCTCACACTCAGTCCTACACTCCCTAGTATATATTTCCAAACTGGGGTTTGGTAAGATGTTGCTTGATAGCTCCAACAACACCTTCTCCCTACCCTAGTTGATTAAGGCAGCATCCTCTGTGGAATGCTGATGCACCCAGGATATTAAAAAGCCACCTGGGTCAAATCCTCTGATCTATACTGAGAAATTTATGCTCTGAAGTCTCAAAATATCTTATGGGATTAAGACAAAAGCTGCACATGAACTCTCCACATCAGGAAAGGGAGAATGCTGGAGTTAGGATGCCAGCACTAAACCTAATCTAGCTCTGGACTGCTACTAAAAGGAAACTGTCTCCTGAGAAAATAAATACTGATATTGGTATTCTCCAgacattaaaaattagtaaagGGCATAAACAACCTAAGTATCAGTTAATGTTaaacataagaataaaaaaaattcccattccAATGTACCATGTTTAGTATTGACAAATAAGAATCAAGTCAGTTTTCATGTCATGGTTAATAAGAGTCTGTCACAGTACAAAGCACTGGATATTTTCCATGGTTGAGTCAATCATACAAGAGAACCCCCAGTACTCAGGTCTAGAAAActacatgaaataaaataggtAGTCTGGAAGAAATGAGTATACGAATTGGTGGGGGTAGAGGGAAGAAAGTCATGACTCAGCTAAAATAATCTTGCTTCAACCTAATGCCTGATAGAGAAgtgtttattttgtaaatttgccTTATGAATTCTGTTTCGGATCTTATCATCTGTTAGTTATACTCTGATAAGCTGTACCTGGGAACTGAAGCTTTTCCTGTGGAAAGGCAGGACCTCCTCCAAACCCAAACACCACAGACCATGTGGGTTTCTCAGTTAAGACACTGCCCACCTGGAGTTTACTCAGGCAGTGACTCTATCTGAAGTCAGCAGGTATCTAATATATAACCTCCATCTAATCTAAAATGTTCTGGTATTGAGATCAAAGGGTTCTGCAGGTAACAacttgggtttgaatcccagaTCTGCCCACTATCTTGAACAAATACTGAATTTCTTGGAATTTCAACTAAGTGAAATTGCAACTAAGTTAAAAGAAATGtgatgtacaaaaaaaaaatcacagatgcaATTTCACACTCGCTCACTGTTCATGGTCTCTCCCAGAAGAACAGCAGTGCTATTAATACTAAATCTCTTTAGCCTTTATTCTCCCTCTTCCAAGATGATGGTTCCCTTCACGTGGCTCAAGCTACCCTCT
This portion of the Ictidomys tridecemlineatus isolate mIctTri1 chromosome 4, mIctTri1.hap1, whole genome shotgun sequence genome encodes:
- the Cblif gene encoding cobalamin binding intrinsic factor yields the protein MAWLALYLLNLLWAMAGTSTQTRSLCSVPSEQQPWVDGLQALMENSVISSAYPNPSILIAMNLAGTYNLEAQKLLTYELMASDTADLTTGQLALTIMALTSSCRDPGSKVSVLQKQMEKWAPSSPNDQVTAFYGPSLAILALCQKNSESTLPIAVRFAKTLLSNTSPFNVDTGAVATLALTCMYNKIPVGSDESYRALFGQVLKNIVENISNQIKDNGIIGDIYSTGLAMQALSVTPEQPNKKWDCEKTMNIILDEIKQGKFQNPMSIAQILPSLKGKTYLDIPQVTCGPDHEAQPTLPNYPFPVPTSASNITVIYTINNQLRGVELLFNVTIPVSVRSGSVLLVVLEEAQRKNSMFKFETTMTSWGLVVSSINNIAENVNHKTYWQFLSDKTPLNEGVADYIPFNNEHITANFTQY